In Larimichthys crocea isolate SSNF unplaced genomic scaffold, L_crocea_2.0 scaffold13779, whole genome shotgun sequence, the DNA window ATGCAACTTTCTTGCTTTTCATTGGGCCACAAATCCAGATCTTTTGgtagttttttttactgtggtaCTCTGTACTATGGATCTTTCATCCAGTCTGAATAAGTCATGTTTGactctgttttgtttggagACACTGATAAGCAGTGTGAAATATCTTTTCATTCCTTATTCCTAATCCTGACATGACAACATTTCTGATGTAATATCCTCAGCCAGAGGGGCCATTCTGCTCATAGTTAGGACTGCAACGCCATCATAGTGGTAAAAGTGCGAGCCCTTGAACAATTGAATTCCCTTTGCATCGCACAGACCAGCATCAATGTCGGACAAAGGTAGAAGCTGTTCTTGGGTCACGACCCTGGGTGTGGCAGTTAGGTCGACATCAAGGAGCTTTTTTCCTATtggaaagaaatatatataaaaagatgtttgttaATCACTTGTGAGCAAacataaatattgtttgtttgtttgtttgtttaatttgagcaatctttttctgtttacccatatttcaaaagttttactattatatttataatattccCAAAAAAAAGTTCAACCCAAAAAATAAGAATTGAGCATCCCAATAACTGTACCTTGGACTATATGAACTGTGTGTTCATCATTACAGACAAAAGCAGCATCCACATGTCCTTCAACACCGAGCTCTTCCTTCAGAGTTTTAGGATAACCTTCGATCAGGGTGTAGTAAGGACCAGTTTTGTAGATGTAAACTTGATCATCCTGCAGATGTTTGGCAGAACAGGAGTGATATTAGTCTTAACTTCAACACATCTTAAGGTTTCTAATGAAAGCAGGAACAATTCTGATTAGTCACTTAAAGATCTACCTTAATCATATACATTTTGTCAGCATAGGAAAAGACAGCATCCACTC includes these proteins:
- the LOC113744723 gene encoding hemopexin-like → MRLDLHRDGRHAFRITRLWKELTNGVDAVFSYADKMYMIKDDQVYIYKTGPYYTLIEGYPKTLKEELGVEGHVDAAFVCNDEHTVHIVQGKKLLDVDLTATPRVVTQEQLLPLSDIDAGLCDAKGIQLFKGSHFYHYDGVAVLTMSRMAPLAEDITSEMLSCQD